In the genome of bacterium, the window TTGATTTTTGATCGGTATTCATTATAGATGGTTATTTCCCATCGCCCAATTTTGCCCAATCGGGTTCGATGAAGATGAAATGGGTGCGGTAATCGCGTCGGACAAATATCTGGATCACTTTCGGTTGAGCCTTCATGACTTGCTTAATAACGCTTTCAAATGAAGCGACATTGGTTACTGATTGTCCGTTAATTGAAAGTATCAAATCGTCTGCCTTAAGACCGGACATTTGTGCCCAACCGCCTCGAGTTACCTCGATCGTAAGCAGTCCTTGTTGGTCTTTCGCCCAACGATTTTGGACCTTGTCTATCTCAGTTATCTCGCGAACAGAGAATTCAAACTCCAGGTTTTTGTTGGTCTTTGCATTTGCTATCGCAGTTGGGCTAGCTTCCAAAACAGCTTCCACTTTCATGGGTTTGCCATTTCGTAAAACTGAAAACTCAGCTTTCTCCCCGACAGAAAGTTCTTCGACCATTCGCCGCAAGTCTTCCGAATCTTGTGGGCGTGAAGCCGTCAATTCACTGCCATTAACAGCGGTAATAATGTCCCCAACTTGAAGCCCAGCTTTGCTGACTTCAGACCATGGAAAGACCTGAGTGATTCGAAAACCGGTTGTGCCGGGGATATTCAATACTTGGGCAATTTCCGATGTCACAACCTGCATTTTAAGCCCAAGCCAAGGTTTTGGAAGGTCACCGCCATAGGTATCCGAATTGTCCTTTGGGATTTTTACGACAGTGACGATCTGCTCGCTTTTCCTTAGAAAACTTACTTCGAATTCATTCTTTTTGAGATCGCTGAGCGTTTTTTTGAAAGCGACCATGTTGGGTGTCAGTTTTCCA includes:
- a CDS encoding PDZ domain-containing protein is translated as IKPGDIVLSLHNVPTNARFFEQVPLFYQRIADLPVGSTANFHLQRNGKLLNLKVSVSLLKPDAGDEEEFRKMGLTVQTITEMMALNRQLRSTKGVIVTGVRSGYPFEGAQPRISENDIITSVDGKLTPNMVAFKKTLSDLKKNEFEVSFLRKSEQIVTVVKIPKDNSDTYGGDLPKPWLGLKMQVVTSEIAQVLNIPGTTGFRITQVFPWSEVSKAGLQVGDIITAVNGSELTASRPQDSEDLRRMVEELSVGEKAEFSVLRNGKPMKVEAVLEASPTAIANAKTNKNLEFEFSVREITEIDKVQNRWAKDQQGLLTIEVTRGGWAQMSGLKADDLILSINGQSVTNVASFESVIKQVMKAQPKVIQIFVRRDYRTHFIFIEPDWAKLGDGK